One genomic segment of Danio aesculapii chromosome 15, fDanAes4.1, whole genome shotgun sequence includes these proteins:
- the LOC130241410 gene encoding zinc finger protein 239-like yields MVEFEFVKVEIDDLTDPEPSRINHEDAEVTEQTDPKEKNEHRASLNEEEEDFKTLSIRDRELCGKSGGLMEKSKQQKKTDKEKTDCLCLECGKSFTTADNLKRHRMIHNGEKPYKCSYCEKSFTQAITMRVHERIHTGEKPYHCPQCGESFRYKTYLTYHLHIHTGEKPFTCTQCGHDFKRASGLKQHMRIHTHEKVYACAFCENRFSRPDDCKRHQKTHTDERDHVCLECGKSFTRADHLKKHQRTHTGEKPYKCSYCEKSFTHSSNLKTHELIHTGERPYYCPPCQKGFIRLNSLENHMKKHQKSS; encoded by the exons ATGGTGGAGTTTGAGTTTGTTAAAGTGGAGATTGATGACCTGACGGATCCAGAACCATCCAGAATAAATCATGAAGATGCTGAGGTTACTGAACAAACAG ATCCCAAGGAAAAGAACGAGCACAGAGCCAGCCTGAATGAGGAAGAGGAAGACTTCAAAACTCTGAGCATAAGAGACAGAGAGCTGTGTGGAAAAAGTGGAGGACTGATGGAAAAGAGTAAACAGCAGAAGAAAACCGATAAAGAAAAAACCGACTGCTTGTGTTTGgagtgtgggaagagcttcaCTACAGCTGACAACCTGAAACGTCACCGAATGATCCACAATGGAGAAAAACCATACAAGTGCTCCTATTGTGAGAAGAGTTTCACTCAGGCGATAACAATGAGAGTACACGAGCGAATTCACACCGGAGAAAAGCCGTATCACTGTCCTCAATGCGGAGAGAGTTTCAGATATAAGACTTACCTCACTTATCATCTGCATATTCACACCGGAGAAAAGCCGTTCACCTGTACTCAGTGTGGTCACGACTTTAAAAGAGCATCAGGTCTAAAACAACACATGCGAATTCACACGCACGAGAAGGTTTATGCGTGTGCGTTCTGTGAAAATCGATTTTCGCGTCCTGATGATTGTAAACGGcaccagaaaacacacactgacGAGAGAGATCAtgtgtgtttggagtgtgggAAGAGCTTTACTAGAGCTGATCATCTGAAAAAACACCaaaggactcacactggagaaaaaccctaCAAGTGCTCGTACTGTGAGAAGAGTTTCACTCACTCTTCAAACTTGAAAACACACGAGctaattcacaccggagagaggcCGTATTACTGTCCTCCATGTCAGAAGGGTTTTATACGTTTAAACAGCCttgaaaatcacatgaaaaaacATCAGAAGTCTTCATAG